One stretch of Oncorhynchus keta strain PuntledgeMale-10-30-2019 chromosome 16, Oket_V2, whole genome shotgun sequence DNA includes these proteins:
- the LOC118395399 gene encoding uncharacterized protein LOC118395399, translated as MNSLVGYSVSSDSDSDGDIVNNKKTESKLDGETQKKGRNFLLESGSASSESDCDSNPEEEVNPVSQLQPKRPPPSCMGPPSESRTPLLPAPTSSLSHKLPPPPLGASSKSGVFANPFKAQADQKLNVLQKHVPLTVQARPSQIGGKRMCVAYRKDGRCRFGIKCKFAHDSDLQSSIIPNDYDPPEDDAPGSHQADPNAGGSSNMGRQNFHHNQGGDPEEEEGQQSRKRRVGLSNTLVPPKRALKNYAMQRKREQVNLI; from the coding sequence GACTGAGAGCAAGTTGGATGGAGAGACCCAGAAAAAGGGCCGCAATTTCCTCCTAGAGTCCGGGTCAGCCTCCAGCGAGTCGGACTGTGACTCCAACCCAGAGGAAGAGGTGAACCCTGTATCTCAACTACAACCAAAACGCCCTCCTCCTTCCTGTATGGGACCCCCCTCCGAGTCCCGGACCCCTCTCCTCCCCGCACCCACTAGCTCCCTCTCCCACaaactcccccctccccccctcggGGCCTCGTCCAAGAGTGGCGTATTCGCCAACCCCTTCAAGGCTCAAGCCGACCAGAAGCTCAACGTCTTGCAGAAGCATGTCCCTCTCACAGTGCAGGCCCGGCCCTCCCAGATAGGGGGCAAGAGGATGTGTGTGGCGTACAGGAAGGACGGACGCTGCAGGTTCGGGATCAAATGCAAGTTTGCCCACGACAGCGATCTCCAGAGCTCCATCATTCCCAATGACTATGACCCCCCTGAGGATGACGCTCCCGGATCGCACCAAGCTGACCCCAACGCAGGAGGCTCTTCAAACATGGGTCGCCAGAACTTTCACCACAACCAGGGAGGAGaccctgaagaggaggagggtcagCAGTCTAGGAAGAGGAGAGTAGGGCTGAGTAACACCCTAGTGCCTCCTAAAAGGGCGTTGAAGAATTATGCaatgcagaggaagagagaacaggtCAATTTGATCTGA